The proteins below come from a single Poecilia reticulata strain Guanapo linkage group LG5, Guppy_female_1.0+MT, whole genome shotgun sequence genomic window:
- the LOC108166303 gene encoding LOW QUALITY PROTEIN: gastrula zinc finger protein XlCGF8.2DB-like (The sequence of the model RefSeq protein was modified relative to this genomic sequence to represent the inferred CDS: substituted 1 base at 1 genomic stop codon) yields the protein MIHTGEKPFSCGNCGKIFSQKTNLTQHMMSHTGEKPFSCVNCGKSFGQKKHLTRHMMIHTGEKPFICGNCGKTFSRKRNLTQHMMIHTGXNKPFSCVICEKGFTGKHALNNHIRTHTGEKLFSCVNCGKSFGYKQHLTRHMKIHTAEKPFSCGNCGKSFSQKXXXXXHMMIHTGEKPFSCGNCGKSFSQKRNLTQHMMIHTGEKPFSCGNCGKIFSQKSNLTRHMMIHTGEKPFPCVNCGKSFSHKQHLTRHMMIHTGEKP from the exons atgattcacactggtgaaaagccgttttcatgcgggaactgtggaaaaatatttagtcaaaaaacgaatttaactcagcacatgatgagtcacactggtgaaaagccgttttcatgtgtgaactgtggaaaaagttttggtcagaaaaagcatttaactcggcacatgatgattcacactggtgaaaagccgtttaTATGCGGGAACTGTGGAAAGACTTTTAGTCGAAAACGGAatttaactcagcacatgatgattcacactggttAGAA CAAACCTTTCTCATGTGTCATCTGTGAAAAAGGTTTCACTGGCAAACATGCTCTCAATAATCATATTAGAactcacactggtgaaaagctgttttcatgtgtgaactgtggaaaaagttttggtTACAAACAGCATTTAACTCGGCACATGAAGATTCATACTGCTGAAAAGCCCTTTTCATGTgggaactgtggaaaaagttttagtcaaaaa NNNNNNNNNNNNNNgcacatgatgattcacactggtgaaaagccgttttcatgcgggaactgtggaaaaagttttagtcaaaaacggaatttaactcagcacatgatgattcacactggtgaaaagccgttttcatgcgggaactgtggaaaaatatttagtcaaaAATCGAATTTAACTcggcacatgatgattcacactggtgaaaagccgtttcCATGTGTgaattgtggaaaaagttttagtcacaAACAGCATTTAACTCGGCACATGATGATTCATACTGGTGAAAAGCCGTAG